The Akkermansia sp. N21116 genome includes a region encoding these proteins:
- a CDS encoding ATP-binding cassette domain-containing protein yields MIRPLQFIQKKIGHWRLRMLRLLAGHLPWLSRDDGSMRRDAGTVVDLFATILMRHRHINAKDADAALDILRYTFPEVEHYWLASRLEQSMSASYTVREVLAAAAAGRDEAERIAIALEVLSLLKNSGDQSSLGNLFERVTYGLELPGAAEGLMNLLNVPGTEAEDPAFSVSFSSSGRGEVALPESDAGVEFRLIRCSRLVMVVNDGKKSLIVRGRPLAPGRAMPLTVGQVVVIPSGPISYEDFNFFLEAKRTGRKEAFFFFVQHDSLQITRVRNRNSLLKIMMGLQGDVTILRPDVDFRVGNKKVEPGEITELSYHTPFMLQGAGPFLLNDIKEVTSDIGKQFQIDPAARKVRVTNMPEKARKGDLLLTPGLASDVVFEVSFSSDTSSGTLDVLEAASHISVNNRVVRGQMELQDGDIINLNAFQSLRCNFSSGVLDEEYNAIRSLCVESVTKDFPRSGRVVDNIDFEVKRGEMVCILGPSGSGKSTLLSILAGHLRPTRGRVRYNEQRLYEQPENLRPYIAFIPREDILDASMSVAEHIAQATIVRRPRLQRAERMRRVNAILKFLGLTHIASRRVGGPHERMISDGERTRLNLGLDLTGGSDVFLMDEPISGLSSSDATKVVETLERLRRDKIVIATMHRPSANLMNRFDKILVLDHGGQMAFWGEPAAMMHYFRKAATDMGIQVSADSIKAGGADYVFEVLEAPLQWHDRRRLQHPRLWQERFEGFRFRNSMGADFGAALPKTMLGTSDIIPPPPKRSVIQFWRLFRLWLVRTFLGRVRSRMGLYTTLLEGPLLALLIAMTLRASSTPVFTFKTALHIPPYLFLSSVVAMFFGLTGAASEILKDNPLLKRESNYRVFVSGYIAAKALVLTFLAAIQSALYLVIGNAILQVNEMFVSYWLIMVLTAFVGVSISLLVSVFAKTERVALNMVPLVLIPQVLLAGAMIPFEEMNQFIPWSAHRTDENGRLKPGRVPLVAEACPLRYSYEMFVVDQATNNLWELERSKIQKSVDILKNKPGMLTSAEKDKMRMLLRGLTAISSLEATDADEAKRHLRALRRYAMGDSEEGLDAYIKDLEKVKKQTMVSYFVNDRIQGIYEFAEAQRQSRETVDRPTIFLAHLQPIPWMGDGKLPDDPGYSADHGTVETLWKDGVVLFLMGLIPLVVAGWAVKKRMEVKVPVTRF; encoded by the coding sequence ATGATCCGGCCCCTACAGTTCATTCAGAAAAAAATCGGACATTGGCGCTTGCGTATGTTGCGTTTGCTTGCCGGGCACTTGCCTTGGTTGAGCCGGGATGACGGTTCCATGCGCCGCGATGCCGGGACGGTCGTCGATTTGTTTGCGACTATTTTGATGAGGCACCGGCATATCAATGCCAAGGATGCCGATGCTGCCTTGGATATTTTGCGGTATACGTTTCCGGAGGTTGAACATTACTGGTTGGCGTCCCGTCTGGAACAATCCATGTCTGCTTCCTATACGGTACGTGAAGTGCTGGCCGCCGCCGCCGCCGGACGCGACGAAGCGGAACGCATAGCCATTGCTTTGGAAGTATTGTCCTTGTTGAAGAATTCGGGAGATCAGTCTTCCCTGGGCAATCTGTTTGAACGTGTCACTTACGGTCTTGAGCTTCCCGGCGCCGCCGAGGGGCTGATGAATCTGTTGAATGTTCCAGGGACTGAAGCGGAAGATCCGGCCTTTAGCGTTAGTTTTTCTTCATCCGGAAGAGGCGAGGTTGCCCTTCCGGAATCGGATGCGGGGGTAGAATTTCGCTTGATTCGTTGTTCTCGCCTGGTGATGGTCGTCAATGACGGGAAGAAATCCCTGATTGTCCGCGGCCGTCCTTTGGCTCCCGGGCGGGCCATGCCGTTGACGGTGGGGCAGGTTGTCGTCATTCCTTCCGGCCCGATCAGTTACGAAGACTTTAACTTTTTCCTGGAAGCCAAGCGAACCGGGAGGAAGGAAGCTTTCTTCTTCTTTGTTCAGCACGACAGCCTCCAGATCACGCGTGTCCGTAATCGTAACAGTTTGTTGAAGATCATGATGGGATTGCAGGGAGATGTGACGATCCTGCGTCCCGATGTCGATTTCCGAGTCGGAAACAAAAAGGTTGAACCGGGGGAAATTACCGAACTTTCCTACCATACTCCCTTCATGTTGCAGGGAGCTGGTCCGTTCCTTCTCAACGATATCAAGGAAGTGACTTCCGATATCGGCAAGCAGTTCCAGATCGATCCTGCTGCACGTAAAGTACGTGTGACGAATATGCCGGAAAAGGCTCGCAAAGGGGATTTGCTGTTGACTCCCGGATTGGCTTCGGACGTCGTGTTCGAGGTATCGTTCTCCAGCGATACCAGTTCCGGGACACTGGATGTTTTGGAGGCAGCCAGCCACATATCCGTCAATAACAGAGTCGTGCGCGGTCAGATGGAGTTGCAGGATGGCGATATCATCAACCTGAATGCCTTCCAGAGTTTGAGGTGCAATTTTTCCTCAGGCGTTCTGGATGAAGAATACAACGCCATCCGTTCGCTGTGCGTCGAGAGTGTGACGAAGGATTTTCCTCGTTCCGGTCGTGTTGTGGACAATATTGACTTTGAAGTCAAACGCGGCGAGATGGTGTGCATTCTTGGTCCGAGCGGATCCGGGAAGAGTACTCTTCTTTCTATTTTGGCGGGGCACTTGCGCCCGACTCGCGGTCGTGTCCGCTACAATGAACAACGCCTTTACGAACAGCCGGAAAACCTGCGTCCCTATATCGCGTTCATTCCCCGTGAGGATATCTTGGATGCTTCCATGTCCGTGGCTGAACACATCGCCCAGGCTACTATTGTCCGGCGCCCGCGTCTCCAGCGTGCGGAACGCATGCGACGCGTCAATGCCATCCTGAAATTTTTGGGATTGACGCATATTGCTTCCCGCCGTGTTGGGGGGCCTCATGAACGAATGATTTCCGATGGGGAGAGAACCCGTCTGAATCTGGGGCTGGATTTGACGGGGGGGTCCGACGTCTTTCTGATGGACGAGCCGATCAGCGGGCTATCGTCCAGCGATGCTACCAAGGTTGTTGAAACGTTGGAACGTCTGCGGCGCGACAAAATCGTTATTGCCACGATGCACCGTCCGAGTGCCAACCTGATGAATCGCTTCGATAAGATTCTCGTGCTTGACCATGGCGGGCAAATGGCTTTTTGGGGGGAACCTGCGGCGATGATGCACTATTTCCGCAAGGCTGCGACTGATATGGGGATTCAGGTTTCGGCGGACAGCATCAAGGCTGGTGGCGCTGATTATGTCTTTGAAGTTTTGGAGGCTCCCTTGCAGTGGCACGACAGACGGCGTCTCCAGCATCCCCGTCTCTGGCAGGAACGCTTTGAAGGCTTCCGGTTCCGCAATTCAATGGGAGCCGATTTTGGAGCGGCACTGCCGAAAACCATGCTGGGAACCAGCGATATCATTCCTCCGCCTCCCAAACGTTCCGTCATTCAGTTTTGGAGGTTGTTCCGCCTGTGGCTGGTGCGTACCTTTCTCGGGAGGGTTCGCAGCCGGATGGGCTTGTACACAACTTTGCTGGAAGGTCCTTTACTGGCTCTGCTGATAGCGATGACCCTGCGGGCATCGTCAACTCCGGTGTTTACCTTCAAGACAGCGTTGCACATTCCTCCATACTTGTTTTTATCGTCTGTTGTGGCGATGTTTTTTGGTTTGACCGGAGCGGCGAGTGAGATATTGAAGGATAATCCGTTGCTCAAACGCGAAAGCAATTACCGTGTTTTCGTATCGGGGTATATCGCGGCCAAGGCTTTGGTGTTGACCTTTCTTGCCGCTATTCAGTCCGCTTTGTACTTGGTCATAGGCAACGCCATTTTGCAGGTGAATGAGATGTTCGTGTCGTATTGGTTGATCATGGTGCTGACGGCATTTGTCGGTGTCAGTATTTCTCTGCTTGTATCTGTTTTTGCCAAGACCGAACGCGTTGCGTTGAATATGGTGCCCCTCGTACTGATCCCGCAGGTATTGCTGGCTGGGGCGATGATTCCGTTCGAGGAGATGAATCAGTTCATCCCCTGGTCGGCTCACAGGACGGATGAGAATGGTAGGTTAAAGCCCGGACGAGTCCCTCTTGTGGCCGAAGCGTGTCCGTTGAGATACTCCTATGAAATGTTCGTTGTGGATCAGGCAACCAATAATCTGTGGGAATTGGAACGTTCTAAAATTCAGAAAAGCGTCGATATCCTGAAGAACAAGCCCGGCATGCTTACCTCGGCGGAAAAGGATAAGATGCGTATGTTGCTACGCGGGTTGACGGCTATTTCATCCCTGGAAGCTACCGACGCGGACGAGGCAAAGCGCCATTTGCGCGCGCTACGCCGGTATGCCATGGGGGATTCCGAAGAGGGACTTGATGCCTATATCAAGGATTTGGAGAAGGTCAAAAAACAGACGATGGTGTCGTATTTCGTCAATGACCGTATCCAGGGTATTTACGAATTTGCCGAAGCCCAGCGACAGAGCCGCGAAACGGTAGATCGTCCGACGATTTTCCTGGCCCATCTTCAGCCCATTCCCTGGATGGGAGACGGCAAACTTCCGGACGATCCCGGCTATAGCGCAGACCATGGTACAGTGGAAACCTTGTGGAAGGACGGGGTCGTCCTGTTTCTCATGGGATTGATTCCCCTGGTTGTTGCCGGATGGGCCGTGAAGAAACGCATGGAAGTCAAAGTGCCCGTGACCCGTTTTTGA
- the thiC gene encoding phosphomethylpyrimidine synthase ThiC, producing MTDNTKNVCLSYPGSSRVYVAGKLFPGIRVPFREVSLSETIFPDGCREDNAPVRLYDCSGPWGDDSFCGSADQGIPSLRKDWITSRGDVKTVENSHGSCLVSDGSHPVTQRWYASQGMVTQEMEFVAIRENLGREAAFKAVYDRFPHEKTRPEEAERMLESLSVMPRPSALEAEEGFGPGSLVRRDSLDFQHPGERRCGCRMPVFYTPEFVRDEIASGRALIPANINHPECEPMIIGRNFLVKINANIGNSALGSSLEEEVEKLRWAIHWGADTVMDLSTGNDIHATREGILRNSPVPIGTVPVYQALEKVHGRVEQLTWEIFRDTLVEQAEQGVDYVTVHAGLLQRFIAHTARRMTGIVSRGGSIMAQWSMLHGRENFLYDHWDEVCSILAAYDVAVSIGDGLRPGSIADANDFAQLAELEVQGELTKRAWDKGVQVMNEGPGHVPMHLIAENMNKQLEWCMEAPFYTLGPLASDIAPGYDHITGALGGAVIGQLGCSMLCYVTRKEHLGLPDREDVREGVVTYKLAAHAADLAKGHPFAQYRDNALSKARFEFRWEDQFNLSLDPQRAREYHDLTLPHANAKNAHFCSMCGPNFCAMRLSQDIRKMAGENEPES from the coding sequence ATGACTGACAACACCAAGAATGTTTGCCTTTCCTACCCCGGATCGTCCCGCGTGTATGTCGCCGGGAAACTTTTCCCCGGGATTCGCGTTCCCTTCCGCGAAGTTTCCCTGAGTGAAACCATCTTTCCCGACGGTTGCCGGGAAGACAATGCTCCTGTCCGGTTGTACGATTGTTCCGGTCCCTGGGGGGACGATTCTTTCTGTGGATCTGCTGATCAGGGAATTCCCTCGTTAAGGAAGGATTGGATTACTTCCCGTGGCGATGTGAAAACGGTGGAGAACTCCCACGGCTCATGTCTTGTTTCGGACGGCTCCCATCCGGTAACTCAGCGGTGGTATGCATCTCAGGGAATGGTGACTCAGGAAATGGAGTTTGTCGCCATCCGTGAAAATCTGGGAAGGGAAGCAGCCTTCAAGGCGGTGTATGACCGCTTTCCCCATGAGAAGACGAGACCGGAAGAAGCGGAACGCATGCTTGAAAGTCTTTCCGTAATGCCGCGACCTTCCGCTCTGGAAGCGGAAGAAGGATTCGGTCCCGGCAGTCTGGTCCGTCGTGACAGCCTTGATTTCCAGCATCCCGGAGAACGGCGCTGCGGATGCCGGATGCCGGTTTTCTACACGCCGGAATTTGTCCGTGACGAAATTGCTTCGGGCCGTGCTCTGATTCCCGCCAATATCAATCATCCCGAGTGTGAACCGATGATTATCGGTCGCAATTTCCTGGTTAAGATCAATGCTAATATCGGCAATTCCGCTCTCGGTTCAAGTTTGGAGGAAGAGGTGGAGAAATTGCGATGGGCTATTCATTGGGGGGCGGATACTGTCATGGACTTGTCCACGGGAAATGACATCCATGCCACCCGTGAAGGTATTCTCCGCAACTCCCCCGTTCCCATTGGCACGGTTCCCGTGTATCAGGCTTTGGAAAAAGTTCATGGAAGAGTAGAGCAGCTGACGTGGGAGATCTTCCGAGATACGCTTGTAGAGCAGGCGGAACAGGGCGTCGATTACGTGACCGTGCATGCCGGGCTTTTGCAGCGGTTCATTGCCCATACGGCCCGCCGTATGACCGGTATTGTGTCGCGCGGCGGCTCCATTATGGCTCAGTGGAGCATGCTCCACGGCAGGGAAAACTTCCTCTACGATCATTGGGACGAAGTGTGTTCCATTCTTGCCGCCTACGATGTGGCCGTGTCCATCGGGGATGGTTTGAGACCTGGTTCCATTGCGGATGCCAATGACTTTGCCCAACTGGCGGAATTGGAAGTGCAGGGAGAGTTGACCAAACGCGCCTGGGACAAAGGGGTGCAGGTGATGAATGAAGGCCCGGGGCATGTTCCCATGCACCTGATTGCCGAAAACATGAACAAGCAGTTGGAGTGGTGTATGGAGGCGCCGTTCTATACCTTGGGGCCGTTGGCTAGCGATATTGCCCCCGGTTATGACCATATCACCGGAGCTTTGGGGGGCGCTGTGATCGGTCAACTCGGATGTTCTATGCTCTGTTATGTCACGCGGAAGGAACACCTGGGATTGCCGGACAGGGAGGATGTCCGCGAGGGAGTCGTGACCTACAAGTTGGCTGCCCATGCGGCCGATCTTGCCAAGGGACATCCTTTTGCGCAATACAGGGACAACGCTCTCTCCAAGGCTCGTTTCGAATTCCGTTGGGAAGATCAGTTCAACCTCTCGCTGGATCCGCAGAGAGCTCGTGAATACCACGACCTGACGCTGCCGCATGCCAATGCAAAGAACGCTCATTTTTGTTCCATGTGCGGCCCCAATTTCTGTGCCATGCGTTTGTCCCAGGATATTCGTAAAATGGCCGGGGAGAACGAGCCTGAATCCTGA
- a CDS encoding polysaccharide deacetylase family protein — protein sequence MIRSVRGWLLSLGMVCTVLAVDSCPGAVSEPPPLDPGVFIGVPSLAPSRGEGRGAAVVPASENIPTAEPVAEENIPTAVPVSPEELAPANTQAVQVPVIPKASQIPVDQNKTQVAILCYHDFSEEKPVTEMRMRTSVFRRQMQALKDAGMPVITLKEFREWKNGDRRLPEYCVMITVDDGWKSLYTDAFPVLKEMEFPFTVFPYTNYLTGRGASLSIEQVKEMVRAGATLGSHSTSHLYPSAWKRVQRKGQEAYSTLIDREIGKSREWLQANFNVPIEFYCYPGGYHTPEMIEKLPTYGYVGAVTVVQRKTLHETDNWQIPRYVVFGNNPRIFANAVTFHPLGESGASGVSDSGAGSISVASMSSSLLPPPMQTVQPTANAVIADLAPVISIDLSNERDVNPDSIVMMINGLGKVPASYDPVRKMYSWKANRPFRVDTVTVFVSWKTFSSSQPQSVRWQFGVSEPKSHYVPANVVK from the coding sequence ATGATACGAAGCGTTCGCGGATGGTTGTTGTCACTGGGTATGGTTTGTACTGTCCTGGCGGTCGATTCATGTCCGGGAGCTGTTTCTGAACCACCTCCTCTGGATCCCGGGGTTTTCATCGGTGTTCCGTCTCTTGCTCCGTCCCGGGGCGAGGGTAGAGGGGCAGCCGTTGTGCCGGCCTCGGAAAATATTCCGACTGCGGAACCCGTAGCGGAGGAGAATATCCCGACTGCGGTGCCGGTATCCCCCGAGGAGCTGGCTCCAGCCAATACTCAGGCCGTCCAAGTGCCCGTTATACCCAAGGCATCCCAAATCCCGGTGGATCAGAACAAGACTCAGGTTGCCATCCTGTGCTATCATGATTTTAGCGAGGAAAAACCTGTGACGGAGATGCGTATGCGTACCTCTGTTTTCCGTCGTCAGATGCAGGCATTGAAGGATGCAGGCATGCCCGTTATTACCCTGAAAGAATTCAGGGAATGGAAGAATGGCGACCGTCGCCTTCCGGAGTATTGTGTGATGATCACGGTCGACGATGGCTGGAAAAGCCTCTATACGGACGCCTTTCCGGTGTTGAAGGAAATGGAATTTCCGTTCACGGTGTTTCCCTATACCAATTATTTGACTGGCCGGGGGGCGTCGTTGAGTATTGAACAGGTTAAGGAAATGGTGCGTGCCGGGGCTACTCTCGGAAGCCATTCCACAAGCCATCTCTACCCCTCGGCATGGAAGCGAGTCCAGCGTAAGGGGCAGGAAGCCTATTCCACTCTGATCGACCGGGAAATCGGCAAGTCTCGGGAGTGGCTGCAGGCCAATTTTAATGTACCGATTGAATTCTACTGTTATCCCGGAGGGTATCATACGCCGGAAATGATCGAAAAACTGCCGACATACGGTTACGTGGGCGCTGTGACAGTCGTCCAGAGGAAGACCTTGCATGAAACGGACAATTGGCAGATTCCCCGTTACGTCGTATTTGGCAACAATCCGAGGATTTTTGCCAATGCCGTGACGTTCCATCCTTTGGGAGAATCGGGGGCTTCGGGGGTATCCGATTCCGGGGCAGGAAGCATATCGGTTGCCTCCATGTCTTCCTCATTGCTTCCTCCTCCTATGCAAACTGTTCAGCCTACTGCCAATGCCGTGATTGCGGATCTAGCTCCCGTCATATCGATTGATTTGAGTAATGAACGGGATGTAAATCCGGACTCTATTGTGATGATGATCAATGGATTGGGTAAAGTTCCCGCTTCCTATGATCCCGTCCGGAAAATGTATTCCTGGAAAGCGAACCGTCCGTTCCGTGTCGATACCGTGACCGTATTCGTATCCTGGAAAACCTTTTCTTCTTCCCAGCCTCAGAGTGTCCGGTGGCAATTCGGTGTGTCGGAACCCAAGTCTCATTATGTGCCGGCAAATGTTGTAAAGTGA
- a CDS encoding TonB-dependent receptor, whose translation MGAIAVGLALVASGQVSLGANADNQSATQPAGAQEQKTVPAQTVAVLPEMTVSSHYVGVPYTSSGVSVSIIDPKAFEERGIETLSGALARTPGVYMLEDGSVGQRGSMGYMTVRGVNLAGGTSLMIDGMRVSDVRNAMSYDSLGSGPGQLYGQGSLFDLGGAELVKGPQGAVYGNNSYAGVLALSTPEGSGKPSLSIFNEAGSFGSYTGTVTSQGKIKKLGYFVGVGFETTENDLHYLGASGPYAYPNPGQANNYGDFRQWQEALRLTYDINKDNKLSLTYRRMDSQLDNPSLVYGATGSTVERDRFDMRSNLLTATLDSNINKIWSTTFMMGYYDRHFKDNLIDGNSWTDHSKFQMEWRNALTWNREWKTILGMAWDRTDYNCLNNYVDIDEMESNLAWFAEQMWSPTRYLDFSAVGRLEHSTIWNNNATWRFAGSWKVNGREDSPTRIFGSVGSGFRAPSEWERYANCNIGGWSYIGNPDLKISRSLGGDLGIEQRLVKNHYLTVTGFWTRINDMINPKTGYTTPGDYSTAFSTWENTSHGTMTGVETSLRGEFSCAWKPGYTLGYTYVMPKDNDGKQLLGTARNTVSGEIHVSPLERLTTGLGILSASNRCDTSTSGGKYLDDYVTLRWFVRYKVTDNMTLHFRVENLLNEKYIVTNDYNFGALQARGIGVFGGVTLEF comes from the coding sequence ATGGGTGCTATTGCTGTCGGTCTGGCCCTTGTGGCTTCAGGCCAAGTCTCTCTCGGAGCGAATGCTGACAATCAGTCGGCAACCCAGCCAGCCGGTGCTCAGGAGCAGAAAACTGTACCTGCCCAGACTGTCGCCGTCTTACCGGAAATGACTGTTTCCTCCCACTATGTAGGAGTGCCATACACGTCTTCCGGCGTCTCTGTGAGTATTATTGATCCGAAGGCTTTCGAAGAACGCGGGATTGAAACTCTTTCCGGTGCTCTTGCCCGCACTCCTGGCGTGTATATGCTGGAAGACGGCAGTGTTGGTCAGCGTGGATCCATGGGATACATGACTGTTCGCGGTGTTAATTTGGCTGGCGGTACATCTTTGATGATCGACGGCATGCGCGTATCCGATGTGCGTAATGCCATGTCGTACGACAGTCTTGGTTCCGGCCCTGGACAACTTTATGGCCAGGGTAGCCTCTTTGACTTGGGTGGCGCGGAACTTGTCAAAGGACCTCAAGGGGCCGTCTACGGCAACAACTCGTATGCCGGCGTTTTGGCTCTTTCTACACCGGAAGGATCGGGCAAACCCTCCCTTTCCATTTTCAACGAGGCCGGTTCTTTTGGTTCCTATACGGGAACGGTGACGTCTCAGGGCAAAATCAAAAAACTGGGTTATTTTGTAGGAGTCGGTTTTGAAACGACCGAAAACGATCTTCATTATTTGGGGGCTTCCGGTCCTTATGCCTACCCCAATCCGGGACAAGCCAATAATTACGGTGATTTTCGCCAATGGCAGGAAGCTCTGCGCCTGACCTATGATATTAACAAGGACAACAAGTTGAGCTTGACCTACCGCCGGATGGATTCGCAATTGGACAATCCGAGTTTAGTTTATGGAGCAACAGGTTCGACTGTTGAGCGCGACCGTTTCGATATGCGCAGCAACTTGTTGACTGCAACGTTGGATTCCAACATCAACAAGATCTGGTCGACTACCTTCATGATGGGGTACTATGACCGCCATTTTAAGGATAACCTGATCGACGGAAACTCCTGGACGGATCACAGCAAGTTTCAGATGGAATGGCGTAATGCATTGACGTGGAATAGGGAATGGAAAACAATCCTTGGCATGGCCTGGGATCGTACGGATTACAACTGTTTGAATAATTACGTCGATATCGACGAAATGGAGAGCAATCTCGCCTGGTTTGCCGAACAGATGTGGTCTCCGACCCGTTATCTGGATTTCAGTGCCGTCGGCCGTTTGGAACACAGCACCATCTGGAACAACAATGCTACATGGCGTTTTGCCGGATCATGGAAAGTAAACGGCCGTGAAGATTCTCCGACTCGAATTTTCGGTTCCGTTGGTTCCGGTTTCCGCGCTCCTTCCGAATGGGAACGCTACGCGAACTGCAATATAGGAGGCTGGTCGTATATCGGCAACCCTGATTTGAAAATTTCCCGTTCCCTTGGCGGCGATCTGGGCATTGAACAGCGTCTCGTCAAGAACCATTACCTGACGGTTACCGGTTTCTGGACGCGTATTAATGACATGATCAATCCCAAAACGGGTTATACGACTCCCGGCGACTATTCTACCGCCTTCTCCACATGGGAAAATACAAGTCATGGCACGATGACTGGGGTGGAAACTTCCCTGCGCGGGGAATTCAGCTGCGCCTGGAAACCCGGCTACACCCTTGGCTACACCTACGTGATGCCCAAGGATAATGATGGCAAACAGCTTCTCGGGACGGCTCGCAATACGGTCAGCGGTGAAATCCATGTTTCACCTCTGGAACGCCTGACTACCGGTCTTGGTATTTTGTCCGCCAGCAACCGTTGCGATACATCGACATCGGGCGGCAAGTATCTGGATGATTATGTAACGCTGCGTTGGTTTGTCCGTTATAAAGTGACGGACAACATGACTCTGCATTTCCGTGTGGAAAACCTTCTCAACGAGAAATACATCGTGACGAACGACTACAACTTCGGTGCCTTGCAGGCCCGTGGAATCGGGGTGTTCGGCGGTGTTACCCTTGAGTTCTAA
- a CDS encoding ABC transporter substrate-binding protein yields MAAAFAAVFLAGVWWLSRDVREGLDTGKMTMASGRDGMPAYFEGFVGRWNREVAHWLSSEVERLKREGGDPGELDLLKKRTLSGDFLQILPSSSLPGGLVWQDGMDQPDIGDPRAMKGGEIDIWGGVMFPSTFRPFGPESTSFFGYSMYGQVDMKLVAIHPQTEEIIPGLADRWAVSGDGRKIYFHLAPEAAYSDGSPIKAMDFILYLCLRTSPAVKDSLYSNEVKKQLAGIRVYGDDILEMELPRAVPWAPFKAAGLLAPAHPGFYADFNAGYVDRYQWRIPPGTGGYILDANRIVRGRALTLKRVKNWWAADRKYYRYSCNVDAITHHFFRSDTKAYEMFRLGQLDYLTVYKPELWEALLQIPPVLDGYVEMVSFTRRFPEPPYGIYLNTGAPPLDNIDVRTGLLYAMPMQEILDSLFRGYFSRLCSLTDGYGSMTADLAWPDYSPTKARAYFARAGYSRVGPDGILVNGRGDRLSIELAYAELSPLIGNVCRKLKEGARACGVDLRLNPLDGSVCARKVNEKRHMAVFWATMFDYPVPNLFPMLHSSQGRDAAGRLVSNTENVFSIADAELDSALAEAAEASGRDDLRRALKRIQTRVRDLAIWVPGWKDDSARMAYWRWIQWPDSETTRFCYPIIFNPLESHLYWIDPTIRQEVNEARREGRKFPESVKRISPIEPEG; encoded by the coding sequence ATGGCTGCGGCATTTGCCGCCGTATTCCTGGCAGGAGTATGGTGGTTGTCGCGCGATGTAAGGGAAGGACTGGATACGGGGAAGATGACCATGGCTTCGGGACGCGATGGCATGCCCGCGTATTTTGAAGGATTTGTCGGGCGTTGGAATCGGGAGGTTGCCCATTGGCTTTCTTCGGAAGTTGAACGATTGAAGAGGGAAGGAGGGGATCCGGGGGAACTTGATTTGTTGAAAAAGCGGACCCTGTCGGGTGATTTTTTACAGATACTCCCCTCTTCGTCACTGCCGGGAGGACTCGTTTGGCAGGATGGTATGGACCAGCCGGATATTGGTGATCCGAGAGCCATGAAAGGCGGTGAAATCGATATTTGGGGAGGAGTGATGTTCCCTTCCACGTTTCGCCCTTTTGGCCCGGAGAGTACTAGTTTCTTCGGCTATTCGATGTACGGTCAGGTAGATATGAAACTGGTTGCCATCCATCCCCAGACCGAAGAGATTATTCCAGGTCTGGCGGATCGTTGGGCCGTGTCCGGCGATGGAAGGAAGATCTACTTTCATCTGGCTCCTGAGGCTGCCTATTCGGACGGTTCTCCGATCAAGGCGATGGACTTTATCCTGTACCTTTGCCTGAGGACGAGTCCGGCTGTCAAGGATTCCCTCTATTCCAATGAGGTCAAGAAACAATTGGCCGGTATCCGCGTGTACGGGGATGACATTTTGGAGATGGAATTGCCCCGTGCCGTTCCGTGGGCTCCTTTCAAGGCTGCCGGTCTTCTAGCCCCGGCTCATCCGGGATTTTACGCGGATTTCAATGCCGGATACGTGGATAGATACCAGTGGCGCATTCCTCCCGGAACGGGAGGATATATTCTGGATGCGAACCGAATTGTCCGGGGTAGGGCGCTGACGTTGAAGCGAGTGAAAAACTGGTGGGCAGCCGACAGGAAATACTATCGTTATTCGTGCAACGTGGATGCGATTACGCATCACTTTTTCCGGTCGGATACAAAGGCGTATGAGATGTTTCGTCTCGGGCAGTTGGATTATTTGACGGTGTATAAGCCAGAATTGTGGGAAGCTCTTCTTCAGATTCCTCCCGTCCTCGACGGGTATGTTGAGATGGTTTCCTTTACCCGTCGGTTTCCGGAGCCTCCCTATGGCATTTACCTGAATACGGGAGCTCCGCCACTTGACAATATTGATGTCCGGACGGGGCTGTTATATGCCATGCCGATGCAGGAAATACTCGATAGCTTGTTCCGGGGGTACTTTTCCCGGTTGTGTTCTCTAACGGACGGATATGGCAGTATGACGGCTGATCTGGCATGGCCGGATTATTCGCCCACGAAGGCGCGAGCGTATTTTGCCCGTGCCGGATATAGCCGGGTGGGACCGGACGGTATTCTTGTCAATGGGCGTGGAGACCGTCTTTCTATTGAATTGGCATATGCCGAACTTTCGCCATTGATCGGCAATGTTTGCCGCAAACTGAAGGAGGGAGCCAGGGCTTGCGGGGTTGACTTGCGACTGAATCCGTTGGACGGTTCTGTGTGTGCCCGCAAGGTGAATGAAAAAAGGCATATGGCTGTGTTTTGGGCGACGATGTTCGATTACCCCGTCCCGAATCTCTTTCCGATGCTCCATTCATCCCAGGGCAGGGATGCTGCGGGGAGGCTTGTCTCCAATACGGAGAATGTGTTTTCCATAGCCGATGCGGAATTGGACAGTGCGTTGGCGGAAGCCGCGGAAGCTTCCGGCAGGGATGATCTACGGAGGGCTCTCAAGAGGATTCAAACACGAGTTCGCGATTTGGCCATTTGGGTGCCCGGCTGGAAGGACGATTCTGCAAGGATGGCTTATTGGAGATGGATTCAGTGGCCGGATTCGGAGACGACGCGTTTTTGTTATCCTATTATTTTCAACCCATTGGAGTCACATCTTTACTGGATTGATCCGACTATACGACAGGAGGTGAATGAGGCCAGGAGAGAGGGGAGGAAGTTCCCCGAATCCGTGAAGAGGATTTCCCCGATTGAGCCGGAAGGATGA